Proteins co-encoded in one Polaromonas vacuolata genomic window:
- a CDS encoding M14 family metallopeptidase, whose product MKTSPSQSSPLLPASPVLTQPIAALKSFKKLSWLLPLALLASCGTTVPLPAWQSVYPDTAPAPISQQAPVDNAPIASASPVTTGTVSSALPLAPVSLDSAGVAARFPDPSRRYATPGLQANRSQWTTQSEIHNWLSDQASASILNPGMQTAILTLGNSQGGAPIEALVLARTTDISPTGLAANGKPTVLLVGQQHGNEPAGSEALLVIARELAQGSLSGLLEQINVVIVPRANPDGAERDQRTTSSGIDMNRDHLLLNTPEAQALARLSRDYKPAVVVDAHEYTVAGRYLEKFGAVQKYDALLQYATTANLPEFVTKAAEEWFRQPMLADLQRAGLTSQWYYTTSNNLADKKVAMGGVQPDTGRNVSGLKNAVSFLVETRGIGLGRQHIQRRVHTQFVAISSVLASTARRASDLNILRSYVDKDISQLACQNQAIITAQASPSTRELLMLDPISGADKALSVEWDNSLELRTTKSRARPCGYVLSAASSVAVERLRLQGVKVVRVADQAAMLGERYQETQSSNGQRQDVRGAIADARAITRVEVSLNPGLIDVARGSYYVPLNQPLANLVIAALEPDSQSSFFANQLLPQLQSTIRVTALPQANFEELN is encoded by the coding sequence ATGAAGACCAGTCCTTCCCAATCATCCCCGCTATTGCCCGCATCACCAGTCCTAACCCAGCCAATCGCAGCTTTAAAAAGCTTTAAAAAATTAAGCTGGCTGCTACCACTGGCCTTGCTCGCTTCCTGCGGCACGACAGTGCCACTGCCAGCTTGGCAAAGCGTCTACCCAGACACCGCGCCAGCGCCGATTAGCCAGCAAGCGCCAGTAGACAACGCACCCATTGCCTCTGCGTCGCCAGTCACCACCGGCACAGTCAGCAGTGCGCTGCCACTGGCACCGGTGAGCCTCGACAGCGCCGGCGTAGCCGCTCGTTTTCCAGACCCATCACGCCGCTACGCCACCCCTGGCTTGCAAGCTAATCGCAGCCAGTGGACAACTCAAAGCGAGATTCACAACTGGCTGAGCGACCAAGCCAGCGCCTCGATTTTGAACCCTGGCATGCAAACTGCCATTCTTACCTTGGGCAATTCTCAGGGCGGCGCACCCATAGAAGCGCTGGTGCTAGCCCGCACCACAGACATCAGCCCAACCGGTCTGGCCGCGAATGGAAAGCCCACAGTGCTACTAGTAGGCCAGCAGCACGGCAATGAGCCAGCTGGCAGCGAAGCTTTGCTAGTGATTGCCCGCGAACTGGCGCAAGGCAGCCTGAGCGGCTTGCTTGAGCAAATCAACGTGGTGATAGTGCCGCGCGCCAATCCAGACGGCGCTGAGCGCGACCAGCGCACTACCAGCAGCGGCATAGATATGAACCGCGACCACTTGTTGCTAAACACACCCGAAGCACAAGCACTAGCCCGATTAAGCCGCGACTACAAACCGGCCGTTGTCGTTGATGCCCATGAATACACCGTGGCTGGCCGCTACTTAGAAAAATTTGGCGCGGTGCAAAAGTACGACGCCTTGCTGCAATATGCGACGACTGCCAATTTGCCGGAGTTTGTAACAAAGGCCGCTGAAGAATGGTTTCGCCAGCCTATGTTGGCCGACTTGCAACGTGCGGGTTTAACCAGCCAGTGGTACTACACCACATCGAATAATCTCGCCGACAAAAAAGTCGCTATGGGTGGTGTGCAACCAGACACTGGCCGCAATGTTAGCGGTCTGAAAAATGCGGTCAGTTTTTTGGTCGAGACCCGCGGCATTGGCCTGGGTCGCCAGCACATACAGCGACGTGTGCACACCCAATTTGTCGCCATCAGCAGCGTGTTAGCCAGCACTGCCCGACGCGCCTCAGACCTCAACATACTGCGCAGCTATGTTGACAAAGACATCAGTCAGCTGGCCTGTCAAAACCAAGCCATCATCACGGCGCAGGCCAGCCCCTCGACGCGTGAATTATTAATGCTAGACCCGATCAGCGGCGCCGACAAAGCGTTGAGCGTTGAGTGGGACAACTCACTTGAGTTGCGCACTACCAAATCACGCGCACGCCCTTGCGGCTATGTACTCTCAGCCGCCTCGTCAGTAGCGGTTGAGCGTCTGCGCTTGCAAGGCGTGAAAGTAGTTCGCGTAGCCGACCAAGCCGCCATGCTGGGCGAGCGTTATCAAGAAACCCAGAGCAGTAACGGCCAACGCCAAGACGTGCGCGGTGCGATCGCAGACGCCCGAGCCATTACACGAGTAGAAGTTAGTTTGAATCCCGGCCTAATAGACGTCGCACGCGGCAGCTATTACGTGCCCTTAAACCAGCCGCTAGCCAACCTAGTCATAGCCGCATTAGAGCCTGACAGCCAGAGCAGCTTTTTTGCCAACCAATTGTTGCCGCAGTTGCAAAGCACGATTCGGGTAACCGCATTGCCACAAGCTAACTTTGAAGAACTCAATTGA
- a CDS encoding 2-hydroxychromene-2-carboxylate isomerase — translation MIEFYFDCSSPWTFIAFKNLQPMAEELGVQVEWKPVLVGGIFNTVNPGAYAAREDMNSAKNRYILKDVQDNARESDLKIVFPPKVFPVNSVKAMRGCLWIAQDADAKPHFLAFVEAVFSAYFSREEDISNDAVLTDICRACGIDDVAFHAGITQPAIKAALKANTDEAIARGAFGAPTIFVGDDMYFGNDRLALVRSAVLRSQAAAQTPA, via the coding sequence ATGATTGAGTTTTACTTTGACTGTTCCAGCCCTTGGACTTTTATAGCCTTTAAAAACCTGCAACCTATGGCCGAGGAGCTTGGCGTTCAAGTGGAGTGGAAACCGGTGCTGGTGGGCGGCATTTTCAACACCGTCAACCCGGGCGCTTATGCCGCACGGGAGGACATGAATAGTGCAAAAAATCGCTACATTCTTAAAGACGTTCAAGACAACGCACGGGAGTCCGATTTAAAAATAGTTTTCCCACCCAAGGTGTTTCCCGTCAACAGCGTCAAAGCCATGCGAGGCTGCTTGTGGATTGCCCAAGATGCTGATGCCAAGCCGCATTTCTTAGCCTTTGTAGAAGCCGTGTTTAGCGCTTACTTTAGCCGCGAAGAAGATATCTCTAACGATGCGGTATTGACTGACATTTGCCGCGCCTGCGGCATAGACGATGTGGCCTTTCACGCCGGCATCACGCAGCCCGCCATCAAAGCAGCGCTTAAAGCCAATACCGATGAAGCCATCGCCCGTGGCGCTTTCGGTGCGCCGACTATTTTTGTCGGCGATGACATGTATTTTGGCAACGACCGGTTGGCACTGGTGCGCTCGGCGGTTCTCAGATCGCAGGCGGCAGCTCAGACACCGGCTTGA
- a CDS encoding dienelactone hydrolase family protein, translating to MTLKTAQDFDQELLILFDAYVHGTLDRRGFLERAQKFAVGGLTASMLLTSLSPNFALAQVVAKDDKRIVTEIVEYPSPNGSGTVKGYLAKPANMKGKLPVVLVVHENRGLNPHIEDIARRIALDNYVAFAPDALTPLGGYPGDEDKARELFGKLDQKKTSEDFVAAHAFMKTRAESNGKIGVVGFCYGGGVANMLAVRLPDLLAAVPFYGNQPAAADAAKVRAPLLMHFAEVDERINASRSTFETALKAAGKSFTAYQYAGTQHGFNNDTTPRFDEAAAKLAWTRTMAFFKLHLMA from the coding sequence ATGACACTTAAAACCGCTCAAGACTTTGACCAAGAACTGCTGATTTTGTTTGATGCTTATGTGCACGGCACATTAGACCGTCGCGGTTTTTTAGAACGCGCACAAAAGTTTGCGGTTGGTGGCTTGACGGCAAGCATGCTGCTCACCTCACTGAGTCCTAACTTCGCACTAGCCCAGGTTGTGGCAAAGGATGATAAACGCATAGTCACAGAGATAGTGGAGTATCCATCGCCCAATGGTTCAGGCACGGTCAAAGGCTATCTGGCCAAACCCGCCAACATGAAGGGCAAGCTACCAGTGGTTTTAGTCGTTCACGAAAACCGCGGCTTAAACCCCCACATCGAAGACATTGCTCGCCGCATTGCGCTGGACAACTATGTGGCTTTTGCACCCGACGCCTTAACGCCGCTGGGCGGATACCCAGGCGACGAAGACAAAGCCCGCGAACTGTTTGGCAAACTCGATCAGAAAAAAACCAGCGAAGACTTTGTTGCCGCTCATGCATTCATGAAAACCCGCGCCGAGTCGAACGGCAAGATTGGCGTAGTCGGCTTTTGCTATGGCGGCGGTGTGGCCAACATGCTGGCGGTAAGACTGCCAGACCTGCTAGCCGCCGTACCGTTTTACGGCAACCAACCCGCTGCAGCCGATGCAGCAAAAGTCAGAGCGCCACTACTCATGCATTTCGCAGAAGTGGACGAGCGCATCAACGCCTCACGCAGCACCTTTGAGACAGCCCTCAAAGCGGCCGGCAAAAGCTTTACTGCCTATCAATACGCAGGTACACAACACGGTTTTAATAACGACACCACACCACGCTTTGATGAAGCCGCCGCCAAGTTAGCGTGGACACGCACCATGGCTTTTTTCAAGCTTCACCTAATGGCTTAA
- a CDS encoding DUF3820 family protein, which translates to MQAEDLQLLLEREMPFGKYKGRLIADLPGNYLNWFAREGFPKSEIGRLLALMQEIDHNGLSGLLDPLRQAMRKPRI; encoded by the coding sequence ATGCAAGCCGAAGATCTGCAACTGCTGCTAGAACGCGAAATGCCGTTTGGCAAATACAAAGGCCGCTTGATTGCTGACTTACCGGGTAACTATCTCAATTGGTTTGCCCGCGAAGGCTTTCCCAAAAGTGAAATTGGCCGGTTATTGGCCTTGATGCAAGAGATAGACCACAACGGTTTATCCGGCTTGCTTGACCCTTTGCGTCAAGCTATGCGCAAACCCCGTATTTGA
- a CDS encoding translation initiation factor Sui1 gives MKSNSSGGLVYSTDAGRMCPVCRKPQTACVCKANAAPKGDGVVRVSRQTKGRGGKSVTLVKGLALDAVALALLGKQLRMACGTGGTVKDGVIEVQGEHCDAVILALQKQGFAPKRAGG, from the coding sequence ATGAAAAGTAATTCATCAGGCGGCCTCGTTTATTCCACCGATGCTGGTCGCATGTGTCCGGTTTGCCGCAAGCCGCAAACCGCCTGCGTTTGCAAAGCCAATGCGGCGCCTAAAGGCGATGGTGTGGTGCGTGTCTCGCGTCAGACCAAGGGCCGAGGCGGCAAGAGCGTCACGCTGGTTAAAGGTTTAGCTTTAGACGCTGTCGCGCTGGCGCTTTTGGGTAAGCAATTACGCATGGCTTGCGGCACCGGCGGCACGGTTAAAGACGGTGTGATTGAGGTGCAAGGCGAGCATTGCGATGCGGTCATCTTGGCGCTGCAAAAGCAAGGTTTTGCGCCCAAACGCGCGGGCGGTTGA
- a CDS encoding 3'-5' exonuclease: protein MTEHHSTPSKEEIALLEVFDRLGPSQIVLVSNAAQAELALKALSGARALGFDTESKPTFTKNEVSDGPHIVQLSTLNQAFIFQLTDADCRRAVASLLESPSIAKPGFGLGDDKRRILSKLGVEMQEVIELNTVFHNRGYRKDMGVRGAVAVLFNQRFIKSKKASTSNWSNAQLSEAQLVYAANDAYAALRVYLALGLDKSE, encoded by the coding sequence ATGACCGAACACCACAGCACACCCAGCAAAGAAGAAATCGCACTACTAGAAGTCTTTGATCGGCTTGGCCCATCGCAAATCGTATTAGTGTCTAACGCTGCGCAAGCCGAGCTTGCACTCAAAGCCTTAAGCGGTGCGCGCGCACTGGGTTTTGACACCGAATCGAAACCGACTTTTACCAAAAATGAAGTCAGTGACGGCCCGCACATAGTGCAGCTGTCAACCTTGAATCAAGCTTTTATATTTCAACTCACAGACGCCGATTGCAGGCGCGCGGTGGCCAGTTTGTTAGAGTCACCATCGATTGCAAAACCCGGCTTTGGCTTAGGTGACGACAAGCGCCGCATTCTCTCCAAGCTAGGCGTAGAAATGCAAGAAGTGATTGAACTCAACACAGTCTTTCACAACCGCGGTTACCGCAAAGACATGGGCGTACGCGGTGCTGTAGCCGTGCTGTTTAACCAGCGCTTTATCAAGTCCAAAAAGGCCAGCACCTCGAACTGGTCGAATGCCCAGCTGAGTGAAGCCCAACTGGTTTACGCCGCTAACGATGCGTATGCAGCGCTGCGGGTTTACTTGGCCTTGGGTTTGGATAAATCCGAATAA
- a CDS encoding glutathione S-transferase family protein: MLTLCGMPTSTFYNKVKLALLEKDIPFAEEYVPIYSTDAAVLSASPLGKIPFIRTEQGGLCESQAILEYLETAYPQKALIPADAFAAAKVRELTTFIDWHLDSVARETYGQAFFGGKLDEARLLPIRELLVKNIAGFKRLASFSPFVVGDSFSQADCSAFVTLPTVGMATKAVFGEDLLLAGGVDYKAYLKLIGERASATKVMADRRTSMTKA; this comes from the coding sequence ATGCTTACCCTTTGCGGCATGCCCACCTCTACTTTCTACAACAAGGTCAAGTTGGCCTTACTAGAAAAAGACATCCCTTTCGCAGAAGAATACGTGCCCATCTACAGCACGGACGCTGCAGTTTTATCCGCTTCACCGCTGGGCAAGATTCCTTTTATCCGCACTGAGCAAGGCGGCTTGTGCGAGAGTCAAGCAATTTTGGAATACCTAGAAACGGCTTACCCACAAAAAGCCTTGATTCCAGCTGATGCGTTTGCCGCCGCCAAAGTGCGTGAACTGACCACCTTTATCGACTGGCATTTAGATTCGGTCGCGCGTGAGACCTATGGCCAAGCATTTTTTGGTGGCAAGCTCGATGAAGCTCGGCTGCTGCCAATACGCGAATTATTGGTTAAAAATATTGCGGGCTTTAAACGCTTGGCGAGTTTTTCACCCTTTGTCGTGGGCGACTCTTTCAGTCAGGCTGACTGCTCTGCCTTTGTGACTTTGCCCACTGTAGGGATGGCGACTAAAGCCGTATTTGGTGAAGACTTGCTGCTGGCTGGCGGTGTTGATTACAAGGCTTATCTAAAGCTTATCGGCGAGCGAGCATCGGCAACCAAGGTGATGGCGGACCGTCGCACCAGCATGACTAAGGCATAA
- a CDS encoding penicillin-binding protein 1A translates to MLNKILLRLKVFAASLPGRIRHPVRRDVFYCVALVPALLLLYVLILIPFTPSTSDLAKAKIATPSLVMSADGQELAAFQRVNRGWVKLADISPNAVNALIATEDRRFYEHHGIDFKRTASAMLQTLTGDRQGGSTITQQLARNLYPEEIGRSLSITRKIKEAITAFKIEAVYSKDEILETYFNTVPFLYNAFGIEMAARTYFDKSASTLNLLESATLVGMLKGTSYYNPVLNPERALARRNIVLAQMVKSGTLKEAQFEKLKKMPLKIEFERQSEATGPAAHVAQQLKRWLIEWADRNDYNIYADGLVLRTSIDSRLQAMANRAVMQQGDQLQKNADAEWSPSWRAKAGSGERRSLVLDYVRASSEYKAERAAGQTPELALANLLANPAFMLELQKDKTRLQAGFMALDPRNGHIMAWVGSRNYGDDQFDHVQQAKRQPGSTFKPFVYAAAFENGAQASDRLMDLGLEITLSDGSFWRPSDGGGPSGLPMSLRQGLMYSKNVITAQVMQSVGPAHVATLARAMGVRQSKLDEVPSLALGTSPVTLKEMVSAYGTLANEGKYIEPLLVLQVEDRKGRVLESFEPKPAEQALPVAVAQTLLDVMRGVINQGTGTAIRSRFGIEADVAGKTGTTQSNTDGWFILMQPQLVAGAWVGFNDNRVTMGSGWGQGAHSALPMVGEFFRQAFRAKLIDSTARFSAPQLDSSGDPALGERGLSEEQRSPAIGDNAQPLDAITAAASGMIAPGPGVRYLTLPRPVVTPNPLSDPLGYLRNLFNLSSDALQQRLPPAQPPSPSQNYSR, encoded by the coding sequence ATGTTGAACAAGATACTCCTCCGCCTCAAAGTTTTTGCCGCCTCCTTGCCAGGACGCATTCGTCATCCAGTACGGCGCGATGTTTTTTACTGCGTAGCCTTGGTGCCAGCGCTATTGCTACTTTACGTACTAATTCTGATTCCTTTCACCCCTAGTACTTCCGATTTGGCCAAGGCCAAGATAGCCACACCGTCGTTGGTGATGTCGGCTGACGGTCAAGAGTTGGCAGCCTTTCAGCGGGTTAACCGCGGCTGGGTCAAGTTAGCTGACATCTCGCCGAATGCGGTGAATGCTTTGATCGCTACTGAAGACCGCCGGTTTTACGAACACCACGGCATCGATTTCAAGCGCACGGCTTCGGCTATGCTGCAAACCCTCACCGGTGACCGCCAAGGTGGCTCCACTATTACGCAGCAGCTTGCGCGTAATCTCTACCCCGAGGAGATTGGCCGCTCCCTGAGCATCACGCGAAAAATCAAAGAAGCCATCACGGCTTTCAAGATAGAGGCGGTTTACTCCAAGGACGAGATCTTAGAGACCTATTTCAACACCGTGCCTTTTCTCTACAACGCCTTTGGCATAGAGATGGCTGCGCGCACTTATTTTGATAAATCTGCTAGCACACTCAACCTGTTGGAAAGCGCCACGCTGGTGGGCATGCTCAAGGGCACCAGCTACTACAACCCCGTGCTCAACCCAGAGCGCGCACTGGCCAGACGCAATATCGTGTTGGCCCAGATGGTCAAAAGCGGCACGCTGAAAGAAGCCCAGTTTGAGAAGCTGAAAAAAATGCCGCTCAAAATTGAGTTCGAACGCCAAAGCGAAGCCACCGGCCCGGCCGCCCATGTCGCGCAGCAACTCAAGCGCTGGCTAATCGAATGGGCCGACCGCAACGACTACAACATTTACGCCGATGGCTTGGTGCTGCGCACCAGCATAGATTCGCGCCTGCAAGCCATGGCCAACCGTGCGGTGATGCAGCAGGGCGATCAACTGCAAAAAAATGCCGATGCTGAATGGTCGCCAAGCTGGCGCGCCAAGGCCGGCAGTGGCGAGCGACGTAGTTTGGTGTTGGACTATGTGCGCGCCTCAAGTGAATACAAAGCCGAACGGGCGGCTGGCCAGACGCCAGAGTTGGCGCTGGCAAATTTGTTAGCCAATCCGGCTTTTATGCTGGAATTACAAAAAGATAAAACTCGTTTGCAAGCTGGTTTTATGGCGCTAGACCCGCGTAACGGCCACATCATGGCGTGGGTTGGTAGCCGTAACTATGGCGATGACCAGTTCGATCATGTGCAACAAGCCAAGCGTCAGCCGGGTTCGACCTTTAAACCCTTTGTCTATGCGGCTGCGTTTGAGAACGGCGCCCAAGCTTCGGATCGCTTGATGGACTTGGGATTAGAAATCACCTTGAGTGACGGCAGCTTTTGGCGACCCAGCGACGGTGGTGGCCCGAGCGGTTTGCCCATGAGTCTGCGCCAAGGCTTGATGTATTCCAAAAATGTGATTACTGCGCAAGTCATGCAGTCGGTAGGGCCTGCCCATGTGGCAACCTTGGCGCGCGCCATGGGTGTGCGTCAGAGCAAGCTCGATGAAGTGCCTTCTCTGGCTTTGGGTACTAGCCCGGTCACGCTTAAAGAAATGGTCTCAGCCTACGGCACGCTGGCCAACGAAGGTAAGTATATTGAGCCCTTGCTGGTGCTACAGGTAGAAGACCGCAAAGGCCGAGTGCTAGAGAGTTTTGAGCCCAAGCCGGCTGAGCAGGCTTTGCCCGTAGCGGTCGCGCAGACTTTGCTGGACGTGATGCGCGGCGTTATCAACCAAGGCACGGGTACTGCTATACGCAGTCGTTTTGGTATTGAGGCCGACGTTGCCGGTAAAACCGGTACGACGCAATCGAATACCGACGGCTGGTTTATCTTGATGCAGCCGCAACTAGTGGCCGGCGCTTGGGTGGGGTTTAACGACAACCGCGTGACCATGGGCTCCGGTTGGGGGCAGGGCGCGCACAGCGCTTTGCCTATGGTGGGAGAGTTTTTTCGTCAAGCTTTTAGGGCTAAGTTAATCGATTCAACTGCGCGTTTTTCTGCACCGCAACTCGATAGTTCGGGTGACCCTGCATTGGGTGAGCGCGGCCTGAGTGAAGAGCAGCGCAGCCCGGCGATTGGAGATAACGCACAGCCTTTAGACGCCATCACTGCGGCGGCAAGCGGCATGATTGCACCCGGTCCTGGTGTTCGCTATCTGACATTGCCTCGGCCAGTGGTGACACCTAACCCGCTGAGTGATCCCTTGGGATATCTGCGAAATCTGTTTAATTTATCCTCAGACGCGCTGCAGCAGCGCTTACCGCCGGCACAGCCGCCGTCGCCAAGTCAGAATTATTCACGCTAA
- a CDS encoding MFS transporter, with product MTTSKTPNSPQLSAATRRTILLLSFGCFASMSAQRVCDAMLPELSRVFAVSLSQAAQVVSVFAVTYGLAQLFYGPLGDRLGKFRVVTFASMGCSLACLLALSATSLDALLLARVLMALGAAALIPMAMAWVGDNVPTEELQEMLTRTGLGSTLGLVGGQLVGGMLTDALGWRSAFGFMAVLFALVGLLMFRDLRLQPARPAEPLLHSASSRLGFLAQAWQIISGPWSRVILLMALVEGAVGFGVLAIWASHLHLSLGLSLTWSGVIVGLFGLGGVLYMLLARHLIHRFGQQGLVLIGGFIVGFCTLVLAFTPHWLPAVPASLFAGFGFFMFHNTIQANATQMAPAARGTAVSLFASFLFLGQSIGVVLAASLIGLMGTGAVVALGGLMMALEGIFFAWALRRKLAGGFRV from the coding sequence GTGACGACTTCTAAAACTCCAAACTCCCCCCAACTGTCTGCAGCTACAAGGCGCACTATTTTGCTGCTGTCTTTTGGCTGTTTTGCCAGCATGTCGGCGCAGCGGGTGTGTGATGCGATGCTGCCCGAGCTCTCCCGTGTGTTTGCTGTCAGTTTGAGCCAGGCCGCGCAAGTGGTTTCGGTGTTTGCGGTGACCTATGGTTTGGCTCAGCTTTTTTACGGCCCGCTGGGCGACCGTTTGGGCAAATTTCGCGTGGTGACTTTTGCCAGCATGGGTTGTAGCTTGGCTTGCCTGCTGGCGCTCAGTGCCACTAGTTTGGATGCGCTCTTGCTAGCCCGTGTGCTGATGGCGCTGGGCGCAGCGGCGCTCATTCCTATGGCCATGGCTTGGGTTGGTGACAATGTGCCGACCGAGGAGTTGCAAGAAATGCTTACCCGCACGGGACTCGGTAGCACGCTGGGTTTGGTGGGTGGACAGTTGGTGGGCGGCATGCTCACCGATGCGTTGGGCTGGCGTTCGGCCTTTGGCTTTATGGCGGTTTTGTTTGCCTTAGTGGGTTTGTTGATGTTTAGGGACTTGCGTTTGCAGCCAGCTAGGCCTGCTGAGCCGCTGCTTCACAGCGCAAGTTCACGCCTTGGTTTCCTGGCTCAAGCGTGGCAAATTATCTCCGGGCCTTGGTCGCGCGTGATTTTGTTAATGGCGCTGGTCGAAGGCGCGGTTGGCTTTGGCGTGTTGGCGATTTGGGCATCGCACTTACATCTTTCACTTGGACTGTCGCTGACATGGTCGGGTGTCATTGTTGGTTTGTTTGGCTTGGGTGGCGTGCTTTATATGTTGCTGGCGCGGCATTTGATTCACCGCTTTGGTCAGCAAGGCTTGGTCTTGATTGGCGGCTTTATCGTTGGGTTTTGCACGTTGGTGCTGGCGTTTACGCCGCATTGGCTGCCCGCTGTGCCAGCGAGCTTATTCGCTGGCTTTGGTTTTTTCATGTTTCACAACACTATCCAAGCCAATGCGACGCAGATGGCGCCGGCTGCGCGCGGCACTGCCGTGTCTCTGTTTGCGTCCTTTTTGTTTTTGGGCCAATCGATTGGCGTGGTGCTGGCGGCTAGCTTGATTGGCTTGATGGGTACGGGCGCAGTGGTTGCGCTAGGCGGCTTGATGATGGCGCTGGAAGGCATTTTCTTTGCCTGGGCTTTACGCCGCAAACTCGCTGGTGGGTTTAGAGTCTGA